Within Dictyoglomus sp., the genomic segment GGATAAAGCCTTATGGGAGAATTTGAATAAAGAGCTTCAAGATATAAGGAGAAGTGTAAAGGATGATGTTTTTGAAAGTTTACTTCTGTGGGATTTTTACTTTCATAATTTGAAAGCTTCTATACATCAAGTTAGTAAAGAAATTGATGAAGAAGTCTTTTATCCAGTAAATTTTACAAGTAGATTTTACAAGGAATTTAAATCTATCTATCCAAAAGCTATAAAAATTTGGGAAGATACAAATGATGCTTTTGAATTAGATTTATTTTTAGATTTACAAAATATTTTAACTTCTGAAAAGTTTCTTGAAAATTTAAGGAATAAAAATGTTTATTCTTTCTTCTCATTTCGAAACAAGTTACTTCTTGTAAAGATTCTTTATAGAGCAAAAATTCTAGAAAAAAGTTGGGAAGAACTTGAAAAATCTGGAATCTCTCAAGTTAAATGCGGTATTAATATAAGAAATTTGTATTTATCTTCTATAGAAGATTGGTTAGAAATTTTCAGCGGAGAATATAGGGATTTTTTGAAGAAATTACTTGACAATGAAGAAGATATTGATTTTTTAATTAGAAAATATATTTATGTTTTTTTAAAAAAGAATTTTTCGAGAGTAATAAGTGGTCCTGAAGTAGTTTTATATTATTTTTATAACAAGTACTTGGAAGGCGAGGAATTAATCTCTATTTTAAAATTGAAAAAGAACAAAATTCCAAATATCTTATGGGAAAAGAGGTTTCTTAAGATAAATGTCTGAGGGGAAAATTGCTATTATAGGTTTTAAGGATTTGATAGAGATTTTTAAAATTT encodes:
- a CDS encoding V-type ATPase subunit, which gives rise to MSYQKYLFISTNLKARTSKFIESTLFSWLKEAGWEEIEDWLKNSPYNFLLDREDWDKALWENLNKELQDIRRSVKDDVFESLLLWDFYFHNLKASIHQVSKEIDEEVFYPVNFTSRFYKEFKSIYPKAIKIWEDTNDAFELDLFLDLQNILTSEKFLENLRNKNVYSFFSFRNKLLLVKILYRAKILEKSWEELEKSGISQVKCGINIRNLYLSSIEDWLEIFSGEYRDFLKKLLDNEEDIDFLIRKYIYVFLKKNFSRVISGPEVVLYYFYNKYLEGEELISILKLKKNKIPNILWEKRFLKINV